The genomic segment CATGAAATTGTTGGTATCAAATATGGTTGGTTTTTCAATGGTGATTGCTGGTTTAAGGGTGGAATTATGTTCAAGGCGATGCGTTGGCCTATTATTGAGACCTTTGAGCTTAACCAATATAATGTTATTGATGTTAGGGGCAGGGTTGTTGTTGATGTTGGGGCTTTTGTGGGTGATTCAGCCATATATTTCGCACTGAAGGGTGCGAGGAAAGTCTACGCCATTGAACCACATCCTGAGGCTTATGAGGAGATGCTCATGAATATCTCATTAAATGGTCTAGGCGATAAAATAATGCCAATTAACATAGCAGTGGGCAGAAATGGAGTTGTATGTATAAGCCCGGATAACGATATTACAAGCGCTAATGTAACCTACTCTATGACTGAGGTAGAATGTAGTGGAACTAGAGTACGAAGCATTAGGCTTGGTGATTTGATTCAGAAGTATAGTATTGAGCCCGACGTGTTAAAGATGGACTGTGAGGGTTGCGAATATGATGTGATTATGAATGATTATGATGCCGTGAAGTTATTCAAGGAGTTAGTGTTTGAGTATCACGCTTATGCCACAGGGAGACCAGTGAGTGAATTATTAAGGGCCTTAAGCAGGGACTTCAAGTGTGAGTTCGTTAATGAGGGCTTCCTTCAAAAGTATCAACCACGGTATAAGAGGGAGGAGCTTGGCATGATTCACTGCATCAATATTGATTAGGACGCATCACCTTATTAATTCTGCATATAACATGTGCTTTACATTGTTAACGTTCTTGATGCCTACGGCCCTATAGTCATACCCTTTTAACATACTTATGATGTCCATAGTCTTTACTTGATCTATGTGTACCTCTATCACAAACCTACTAATAAAACCCTTGTTTAAGGCCTCCTGGGCACCTCTCAACACCCTTGCCTCATAACCCTCAACATCAATCTTCACTAAATCGATGTGATCAATGGCTCTACCAATCATTGCCCTTGAGTGCCTAATGAATGCATCTAGCGTGATTATCGGGACTGTGAATGAGCGGGCAATACCCAAATCACCAGTTGGGTTTCTTGTTATGTGGTTTTGTATGAATGATGACGCCTCAATATTCCTCAACGCCACATACAGCCTTGACCTCCCGATATAATCGCCTAGTGCCAAAGGTATTGCGTGTATGTTGGAGACACCATTCACTTCAATATTCCTAACCAACCACTGATAAGCCAATGGGTTTGGCTCAAACGAGACCACGAAACCACCGTTACCGATGAGCTTAGCTGCCCATAGTGAGTAGATGCCGACGTAGGCGCCCACATCAAGCACAATCCAGTTAGGCTTCGGTATGAAGTCCCTGCTTAACGCATACTCCCTCCTAACGAATTGGTCGGGAACATTTATGAGGAGTGTATCAATATTATTCACAATGATCTTATTACCATCAGGTAGGTGCACAACCCTGGGATAAACACCGAGCCTCCGTAGGGCGCTTATTGATGCCGTTAAATTGGCCAAAGCTAAGTCTAGGGGATACTTGTTAACCATGGAAGTCCTTATGCTATTGAGTACTGCCTTTATCATTGTGACTCACCCTTAATTGCTTCTTCAAATTTATCCACAACTTTATCCCAGCTCCATTGCTTCGCGGTTTTGAGTCCATTCTCGATTAATCTCTCCCTGAGCTTTTCGTCCATGAGTATCTTGATTAGTGAGTTTGCTAGCCCCTCGACATCGCCCGGCTTAGCAACCAATGCATTCACGCCGTCAATCACGTAGTCCCTATTACCGAGGCAATCCGTAGTCACAACGGGAGTTCCTGAAGCCATGGCCTCAAGCGGTGGTAGTCCAAAGCCCTCGACATATGATGTAAATAGGAATGCATCGGCACTGCTGTACAGCCTGGCCAGTAGGTCGTCGGGCACGTTGCTGAATACTGTGTATGTGAAGCTATGCTTAACACTTTTTATTAACAAATCTACGAATTCCCTATCCCCAACTAGGATTGCGTGTATTGGCAATTTCCTAGAGACCTCACTCAAAACCCTAATGGCAACATCAGCGCCTTTCCACGGATTAGATCCTATGATAGTCATTACCTTATATTTACCCTTAACATCAACCAATTTATCCTTACTTGGCTTAAATACGTTAATATCAACACCAGCACCAGTCACTAAGATCTTTGCATTATATTGCCTCTCTAGTATCAAATTCTTTATGTATGTCGATACTGCTAAGAATGCGTTAAATGGTATTCTAAGTGTTAGATCCCAAAGCCTTAAGCCGTAATGACCATCTGCTGATGCTAATTCTGGGAAATCTTGTACGAAATATAGTCTTAAGCCTTCATGTCTTGAGAGCCATAATGATAATGCCGTTGGATAATAGGTGGCTACTGCTGCATCAAAATTATTTGGTATTGCCTCAGCCAAGGGCCTAATAAGGTCAACCCTAAAACCAAGCCTCTTGGCAAAGGTGTTAACATCGATGTACTTATACTCCTTAACCCTTAAGTACTTAATCAACGAATATGCCCTAAGTAAGGTGCGCATTCTCTTGGGTAATTCGAGGTACTTAACAGAAACCTTGACGTCAAACCATGAGTGGTCACCGCCAAGTGCAAGTACTTCAACGTAGTAACCCCTATCACTTAATCTGTTCGCAACCTCGAAAATAGCCCTATTACCACCAGCAATGCTAAGGCCGTATGTGATAAACAAAACCTTCATCTGACACGGATGCGCGGCAATGCTTATAAGAATTCTCTTGATCTGGCTTTATGTCTTCCATTTCCCTCCTGGTCTTTAATAGAGATGATATTGATGGCGTCGTTAGGTTGTTGAGGATTCTCGGCAATATTGTTGATGAGTCCGTGGTCATAGACTCATCGAGCCCCACGAAGTACGGTGAGTTAATCAATGCCATCGAGGGCTTGGGTCTTAGTAACGTTAGGGTTTATAGAGCAATACCCATGGGATACCCAGACCCACTAAGGGCCTACGGGCTCTCAAAGGTGAAGACAGAGTACGTACTATACCTGGACACGGATGAGGTACCAAATAGGGCGTTAATACGGGATTTGAGAGGGTTTAATGAGGCGGATGGTTACGAGATCCTTTTCTGCGAGTGCGATAGGAAGTCCCTTCTCTGGCATATGCATTTATTTAGGAGGGATTCCGTGACGTTTAGGGGTATTGTCCACGAGCTGCTTGAGATCCGTGGTAGGGTAGTTAGGTTACCGACTAGGTACTTCATACTCCACATCCACGGTAACGATGCGATATACTATACTTATCCTCATTACTTCGCAATGAAGTACTCAGTACCTGAACTACTTATTAAAAAGCCGTATGAAGTTAATTTAATTCGGGGGGAGAACCTACCATCGAGCTTACTTGGCACCTTATATTTGATTTTCAGGCGTATCTTCAACATTTACATGGACTCGCTTAGAGGTGGGGTAGAGAGTAAGGAAGCATCTTGGTGGAATCGTTATGAGCTGAGTCTTTATATGCGTTATTTAGTATTGCCACGGTGGTTTAGATATTTTGTTGATTTTCTCTCCCGTGATGTTAATGTGAGTGGTGGTGTTATTAAGTATCTTTGTCTTAATGATCCAGGGGTTGTTGAGGATCTGACTAATACATTTACCTGGGATGTACCTGGTTATATGGTATTTGCCATGCTACTGATACATAGGTTTATTACAGGTAGATGTGCTAGAAACTTCAACGAGGTAAGAGGGGTATTTAGAGAGTTGGCAAAATACCTCCAATTAGGGGCTCGTCGCTAAAGCCATAGTAGATCAACTACGTGGCACTCTAGAATAACTATATAATCAATTGAGTATGTGGAATGCAGTTTCGTTTATACCTTAATGGAGAAAACTTCTACACTAATCCTTAGTTAAGTAGTCGGAAGCTAACTACGTACCTTACTTAATTCAATAAGTCTCTTAATAACAAGGATGGTGTTAATTTAGTGCGAATTCAAGGAGAAAGTGTTTATGCGTTTTATATTGGGTAGTTGAAGTTTGTTTCAGCGGCCTTGAGGGGTGGGCACTTGGAGTCCTTTTCACTGATTATTACATTACTTCTAATTGGCCATTCAATGCCTAACTCAGGGTCATCCCATTTCACGCACCTCTCGTGTTGCGGACTATACTCCTTAGTCATTAGGTAGAGGAATACTGTGTCGTCCTCAAGGGCCTGGAAACCATGGGCGAAGCCGGGAGGCACCCAGAGTAGCCTTGGTTCATTGGTGCTCAACTCCACGGCCACATGCTTACCGAACCAGGGAGAACCCTTACGTACATCAACAGCCACATCAATCACACGACCCCTCAGTACAGTCACCAACTTACCCTGCTCCATGGGCTTAAGCTGATAATGAAGACCCCTAACCACACCCCTCCTTGAGACTGATGTACTCAATTGAGTGAAGTCATAGAACACCCCATTAGCTAGGAAGTCGGTTCGCTTCCAAAGCTCAGCAAAGAAACCCCTATGGTCCGGGAAGCGTTGATACTCTATTAAAATAACGTCAGGTATTTCCAGTCTCTTAAAGCTAAGGAACGGCATGGTGTTTAAACCCCACCCCCGCGTATTTATTTATTACCCCCACCTCATATGCTCTAACCCACTTAGCCTTAAACACTTGCTCTGAAAATCTTAGGGAGGGTGCATTAATGGTGTTTATACCGATCCTTTAGTGGTCATTGATAAGGTTACCTACGTGGTTAGGTTAAGGTAAACCGGCAGTAACCTAATGTAAGTGCCTTACCGGTTAAAAATCGAATTATAAGGGGACTGACCCCCATGCTTGCTAATACCTATACTTCAAGTGATGCGGAGGGCTACGTTTAGAGTCCCAGTACTTTCTTATACCATTTAACCGTGAACCACCTATCCTCTGGTTTCAGGTATCCTATGAGTAATTCATGGTATACCTGTCTGACACCATCCCTTACCTGGTATACTGTGTTGAAGCCTAGTTTACGGATTTTCGCGAAGGATAACCTATAACTCCTCCTATCCACCTCACCCCTGAATTTTATTTCAGCACCAGTTACCTGCTGCACCTCCT from the Caldivirga maquilingensis IC-167 genome contains:
- a CDS encoding FkbM family methyltransferase codes for the protein MGLLRRVKALLRSRRLFRNWLSLGIRYQLVRYGLIKGNNLLTAICRDGNTSLIEPQVYGFIANVYYDGLIAGYDCGSKSVVLTNGSKLPLNRLHEIVGIKYGWFFNGDCWFKGGIMFKAMRWPIIETFELNQYNVIDVRGRVVVDVGAFVGDSAIYFALKGARKVYAIEPHPEAYEEMLMNISLNGLGDKIMPINIAVGRNGVVCISPDNDITSANVTYSMTEVECSGTRVRSIRLGDLIQKYSIEPDVLKMDCEGCEYDVIMNDYDAVKLFKELVFEYHAYATGRPVSELLRALSRDFKCEFVNEGFLQKYQPRYKREELGMIHCINID
- a CDS encoding glycosyltransferase family 4 protein — translated: MKVLFITYGLSIAGGNRAIFEVANRLSDRGYYVEVLALGGDHSWFDVKVSVKYLELPKRMRTLLRAYSLIKYLRVKEYKYIDVNTFAKRLGFRVDLIRPLAEAIPNNFDAAVATYYPTALSLWLSRHEGLRLYFVQDFPELASADGHYGLRLWDLTLRIPFNAFLAVSTYIKNLILERQYNAKILVTGAGVDINVFKPSKDKLVDVKGKYKVMTIIGSNPWKGADVAIRVLSEVSRKLPIHAILVGDREFVDLLIKSVKHSFTYTVFSNVPDDLLARLYSSADAFLFTSYVEGFGLPPLEAMASGTPVVTTDCLGNRDYVIDGVNALVAKPGDVEGLANSLIKILMDEKLRERLIENGLKTAKQWSWDKVVDKFEEAIKGESQ
- the rfbC gene encoding dTDP-4-dehydrorhamnose 3,5-epimerase, translating into MPFLSFKRLEIPDVILIEYQRFPDHRGFFAELWKRTDFLANGVFYDFTQLSTSVSRRGVVRGLHYQLKPMEQGKLVTVLRGRVIDVAVDVRKGSPWFGKHVAVELSTNEPRLLWVPPGFAHGFQALEDDTVFLYLMTKEYSPQHERCVKWDDPELGIEWPIRSNVIISEKDSKCPPLKAAETNFNYPI
- a CDS encoding FkbM family methyltransferase, translated to MIKAVLNSIRTSMVNKYPLDLALANLTASISALRRLGVYPRVVHLPDGNKIIVNNIDTLLINVPDQFVRREYALSRDFIPKPNWIVLDVGAYVGIYSLWAAKLIGNGGFVVSFEPNPLAYQWLVRNIEVNGVSNIHAIPLALGDYIGRSRLYVALRNIEASSFIQNHITRNPTGDLGIARSFTVPIITLDAFIRHSRAMIGRAIDHIDLVKIDVEGYEARVLRGAQEALNKGFISRFVIEVHIDQVKTMDIISMLKGYDYRAVGIKNVNNVKHMLYAELIR